AAATCAGACTTACCAAGCAGATCAGCTTTGCTCAAAAGCCACAGGAATGCATTGTAGTAGTCGCCGTAGACAACGGTTTCATCTGGATGTTCTTCTTTTAGCTCAGCAATAGCTTGTTGAAGAAGATCATTATGATAGATTGAAAAATTATTCAACTCCTTTAAACAATGAAGTTCATCATAAGCAGTAGCATCATTTGTTTGGTATTTGGTGAGATATACAGGAAAGCAGCCTATGGGGAAGTTTCCAGGAACAACTAACCGAGTAGCACCATATCCGATAACTCTCTACACAGTGGAACTTATGAGAAACAGGGTTTCAATGATTAGAAGTGATATAATCAGATGTTTCTTGAAAGGAAACTTACTTTGGTAGCTTGTTTAATGGTTTCAACTACCTCGGGCACCATGGTCTTAACCTCTTCTATGGTTTTTCCTTGCCAAAAGGCATAGTTATAGTCATTTCCTCCTATCTCCCCAACCATGAAAAGagcttttccatttttcttgaAGCAATCTACCAAATATAACACCTCAAGTGGTTATTTGTGTTAATCCATTCTGAACATTGTTATTATACCTGATTACCTCACCAGGAGGCCTCATTAGACCAACCGCTCGATCATGGAGGTCTCACCTGCATGATAGCTCAACCAACTAAAGACACTCATGTGCCTTGTCACACGAGCCACCACAAGGTCATATCAAGATCCACTCAGGACCTGCTCCTATCACATCTAGTAAAGGCTCCATCACTCGACCATTAAGTCTACAAGAATAATCTATCTTCAACCTCTACTAGCAGCTCTTGACACTCACGTGTGAGCCACCTTCAACCTCTTCCACCACATCCTATAtcaacaaacatatatatatatataggaaagATGCTAACCTTTGTTACCATGACAAGTTGTATTGAAATTGCTAAACATCCAGTCAAGTTGTCTACTTAAAGATATGCTGGTAGGCACAAAGGAAACATTCCACTTGGCTAAATCTTCTGCAGACATGGCAGTAGCTCCGGCAAAGGCGAAATTAAGCCCATAATCAAATAATCCATCTTTGTTTAAGTAAGGATCAAGAAAAGGAATTCCAGCAGATAGTGCTGTTCAAATGTTCAAAACACGAAACAGTAAACACACTGGTTAAACTTAATTAAACcaacaaaaatcaatacaaatatAATCATTAATCATCTTCCTAAACCTTTCTAGTATGGGGTTGACacttttttatagaaaaaaagcGATTGATTCTTCTCCAAGCAATGCCCCCAACGTGTATGGTCTCGGTGAAGCTTTTGATTAGAATTTAGTATTTTACCTATATAATCAATCATCAACAAACCATCGGAGCATCTCCCAGTTGCTTTCTTGAAGGTTTCTCCATATGGTAACCTTGCAAATTTTGACGAAGGGTTATCTTGCACATCGTTACCCGTATCTGCTATGGAATCCCCGAGCTGATATATGGCATCGAAATTGCAGCTGCTAAGGATATGTTGATTGTTGCATGTAATGAAGTTGAAGAAAGAGATGATAATTAGTATAGAGAACACAAAACCTGGTGGTGAAGATTTACTAGAAGCCATATATGCAGAAATGGTATTACTGGGTATTTAGCATCTAAATCTTAGCTCCCCGTAAAAAGGTATATAGTTGTGCTCCTACAGGTAGCTTTGAATCAGCGACGGCACCAGAGGGTCAGTCAATGGCCTTAGCACCCCCCAAACggcaaattattattttagtcccttgaaattttttaaattataagttaggtaaaaatacattttgaccccacaagatgattttttttttaatttaattcttttaagattacaaataacaaacatatagaaagataaaattatattttaacctttttaaaattatataatttaattttagcctCAAAAATAAAGTCTTGACTTCGTCCCTTTCGTATACCTActcttagacaaaaaaaaatcattttatttaatcttttgtttattaataatgagtttttttttctcaatgtgattcattaaatacaattaaaaatatttggaagAGAAATCTTGCCGTAGACTAGATAGTTAAGATGATATCTACCAGAGAGGTCGATGTACGAGTGTTTGTTGAAGCTCCTATgtaacttttaacaattttacaaactGATAGAGGTAATAGTTTCtttgatcatttatttttaatacgaGTAAAGAaacctaattatttaattataggtAAACTACACAAGGAGTCACCCAAcgatgaaaagttacaaaatggtcacttaaCTATTCAATCTTGTCTTTTTAGATAGCGGtggcaacttttaaaattagcataataGCAATTTAACccttacaatttatatattgtatcaatttagtcttgattctaaatttttttaactctcaacatttacacattgtataatttagtctctcttttgtaattttgcttttctttgtgacattgagagttaattttaaaagaaaagaaaagataaaaagtaTTATCTTGGATTTCTAGGTGctcctttttatatatatttttaatcaaatttaactgataaatttatttttaactttttagttGAAAGggtaaagaaaaacaaagttgtacaaaaaaatcaaactaagcaatgtataaatgttgagagtACTGTTTGAGGaaacaaagattaaattgacataatttataaatattaagggttaaagttgatattatgctaattttaaaagttgccaCCGATGATCGATGACCAAAAAGACAAAAgtgaataatttagtgatcattttgtaacttttcataattaaatgacaaaaaattacgtaatttagtctttaattatttcttttggacattgattatttaataactaataatattcaataattGACATTAAAAATTGTTTGTATGATGTAGTCATTGTCATGACCCAAAAGATGTACACATAAAAGAGTCACAATCGGCCTCtaccaaattgattttagaAAGTAGACACTAActctttaaaatataattgttgtatcttaatttataagttattatattattatataagaataattttcttttggtagataaagattatttctttctaaataatctttcaaaattattaaataataaataaatttttttgtaatttgcaGTACAAAATTAAGTGATTGTTAACGTGTTTGAGGCGAACCTCGATGAACGGAGTAAATAAGGGCTTTAGACCTCTTTTAGTTAAATGGTATCATTATGATTATAGTGCCTCTTAAATGTCAattgttcaatttagttccttcctggcttttatttaaatggAACAATTGTAATTTAGAcccttttcaaataattaaattcaatttgagttattttaatgtaaaatattttagctttgtccctattttttaattttatcttggCTCTTCATCACATAATTCATGACTTCGCCTGATACCGTAAGACccaatgttaatattttaagtattcAAATCTCGGATCGCTTATGAACAAAGTTTGGaaaaaaagatgatgaaatattgACCTTGTAGTGGTATAAGAGCAAGAAagtaatattataaaaagattGGAGATTATAAGTTAAACACTTGGAATTATCGAAAAGTTGTTGCAGGAAGTTCGGTAATTCGATCGCCTTAGCTTACCTTCAAAGATACTTCACCAAAATCCCCACACTGTCGGATTCGTTTTGAAAGAAGAGTATGTGAAATCCATCATACTCTAGAGCTCTCAAAGGGGCCATGCAAAGAGGCTTCGAAAGAAAATTGCATGAAGTTCCCACAATGTCTCATTGGCTTCACtttgatattttaatctttaatcattttattttatataaaaattgaactgataaaaattgatttcaaattatttctatttcttttcaattttattgtaattattaattttgtgtgtaatttttgtaattcaattgttaaagTATGTAGTTTGATACATAATTATTGTTGTTAAT
The nucleotide sequence above comes from Gossypium raimondii isolate GPD5lz chromosome 13, ASM2569854v1, whole genome shotgun sequence. Encoded proteins:
- the LOC105782537 gene encoding acetylajmalan esterase isoform X2 — translated: MASSKSSPPGFVFSILIIISFFNFITCNNQHILSSCNFDAIYQLGDSIADTGNDVQDNPSSKFARLPYGETFKKATGRCSDGLLMIDYIALSAGIPFLDPYLNKDGLFDYGLNFAFAGATAMSAEDLAKWNVSFVPTSISLSRQLDWMFSNFNTTCHGNKDCFKKNGKALFMVGEIGGNDYNYAFWQGKTIEEVKTMVPEVVETIKQATKRVIGYGATRLVVPGNFPIGCFPVYLTKYQTNDATAYDELHCLKELNNFSIYHNDLLQQAIAELKEEHPDETVVYGDYYNAFLWLLSKADLLGFDPTSLQKACCGIGGDYNSGLSSWCGGPKVPVCENPNERLSWDGAHLTQRAYELMATWLVRGIYPKLQCEYIVSCSSAG
- the LOC105782537 gene encoding GDSL esterase/lipase At5g03980 isoform X1; amino-acid sequence: MASSKSSPPGFVFSILIIISFFNFITCNNQHILSSCNFDAIYQLGDSIADTGNDVQDNPSSKFARLPYGETFKKATGRCSDGLLMIDYIALSAGIPFLDPYLNKDGLFDYGLNFAFAGATAMSAEDLAKWNVSFVPTSISLSRQLDWMFSNFNTTCHGNKDCFKKNGKALFMVGEIGGNDYNYAFWQGKTIEEVKTMVPEVVETIKQATKRVIGYGATRLVVPGNFPIGCFPVYLTKYQTNDATAYDELHCLKELNNFSIYHNDLLQQAIAELKEEHPDETVVYGDYYNAFLWLLSKADLLGFDPTSLQKACCGIGGDYNYGLSSWCGDPKVPVCENPNERLSWDGVHLTQRAYELMATWLVRDIYPKLQCEYIVSYSSAV